From a single Drosophila sulfurigaster albostrigata strain 15112-1811.04 chromosome 3, ASM2355843v2, whole genome shotgun sequence genomic region:
- the LOC133839999 gene encoding cAMP-dependent protein kinase catalytic subunit 3: MSTATCARFCTPLTGGKGGSSSKLTSGTGTNMTSSSLHKKQIPAAATATTTAATAATNDNTEATFTFKLSRATTSSNVNGGSHSVASSESSDPLESDYSEETEEEEQQQQQQQQHKKQPQSKHVSVSSRSSSSATTTSVDNDGDDDVDDEEDGDEGDGHDTDDVTNNDDSDESEQDDGNETDDEETDDESEESSSVQTAKGVRKYLLDDYQIIKTVGTGTFGRVCLCRDRISEKYCAMKILAMTEVIRLKQIEHVKNERNILREIRHPFVISLEWSTKDESNLYMIFDYVCGGELFTYLRNAGKFTSQTSNFYAAEIVSALEYLHSLQIVYRDLKPENLLINRDGHLKITDFGFAKKLRDRTWTLCGTPEYIAPEIIQSKGHNKAVDWWALGVLIYEMLVGYPPFYDEQPFGIYEKILSGKIEWERHMDPIAKDLIKKLLVNDRTKRLGNMKNGADDVKRHRWFKNLNWNDVYNKKLKPPIMPDVHHDGDTKNFDDYPEKDWKPAKAVDQRDLQLFNDF; this comes from the exons atgTCGACAGCAACTTGCGCGCGTTTCTGCACTCCGCTGACAGGCGGCAAAGGCGGCTCCTCATCAAAATTGACATCAGGAACCGGAACCAACATGACGTCATCGTCATTGCACAAGAAACAGAttccagcagcagccacagcaacaacaacagcagcgacagcagcaacaaatgacAACACAGAGGCaacattcacattcaaattGAGTCGCGCCACAACCAGCAGCAATGTCAACGGTGGCAGTCACAGTGTCGCCTCGAGTGAATCATCAGATCCCTTAGAGTCCGATTATAGCGAGGAAaccgaagaagaagagcagcaacaacagcaacagcagcaacataagAAGCAACCACAATCCAAACACGTCAGTGTCAGcagtcgaagcagcagcagcgccacaACAACATCTGTGGACAATGACGGAGATGATGATGTGGACGATGAGGAGGATGGCGATGAGGGCGATGGTCACGATACGGATGATGTGACCAACAACGATGATTCCGATGAGAGTGAACAGGACGATGGCAATGAGACGGACGATGAGGAGACCGACGATGAGTCTGAGGAAAGCAGCAGCGTTCAGACCGCAAAGGGCGTACGCAAATATCTTCTCGACGATTACCAGATCATCAAGACAGTCG GCACTGGCACCTTTGGGCGTGTTTGTCTCTGCCGCGATCGCATTTCCGAAAAATACTGTGCCATGAAGATTTTGGCCATGACCGAAGTCATCCGCCTCAAGCAGATTGAACACGTCAAGAATGAGCGAAACATATTGCGGGAAATCCGACATCCATTTGTGATCAGCCT TGAATGGTCCACAAAGGATGAATCCAATCTGTATATGATCTTTGATTATGTTTGCGGCGGTGAGCTGTTCACATATCTGCGCAATGCGGGCAAATTTACTAGTCAAACTT CCAACTTTTATGCCGCTGAAATTGTCAGCGCTCTTGAGTATCTGCACTCCCTGCAAATTGTCTACAGGGATCTGAAGCCTGAGAATTTGTTAATCAATCGAGATGGTCATTTGAAGATAACAGATTTCGGTTTTGCCAAAAAGCTGCGCGATCGCACCTGGACATTGTGCGGCACACCTGAGTACATTGCACCTGAGATAATACAGTCCAAAGGACACAACAAAGCCGTCGATTGGTGGGCTTTGG GTGTGCTTATCTATGAAATGCTTGTGGGCTATCCGCCTTTCTATGATGAGCAGCCTTTTGGCATATATGAAAAGATTTTGAGCGGCAAAATTGAATGGGAACGACACATGGATCCCATTGCTAAAGACTTGATTAAAAAGTTGCTGGTGAATGATAGAACCAAGCGACTGGGCAATATGAAG AATGGCGCCGATGACGTTAAAAGGCATCGCTGGTTCAAGAACTTGAATTGGAATGACGTCTACAACAAGAAACTAAAG CCACCAATTATGCCTGACGTGCACCACGATGGGGATACGAAAAATTTTGACGATTATCCCGAGAAGGATTGGAAACCCGCCAAGGCAGTAGACCAAAGAGATTTGCAGttgtttaatgatttttaa